One Esox lucius isolate fEsoLuc1 chromosome 1, fEsoLuc1.pri, whole genome shotgun sequence genomic region harbors:
- the sh3bgr gene encoding SH3 domain-binding glutamic acid-rich protein isoform X8 codes for MVIKVFLASSSGSTAIKKKQQDVLGFLEALKVEYAPLDIACNVDNRTWMRENVPVEKKPTNGIPLPPQIFNEESYCGDYETFFDAKEDNSVYAFLGLPPPPGSKEAQQAEKEFILQNGPVKNGTVEKKTTENGTVENKIIDNGTDETDTVQNKMDDNELDENRTADAEVEDENHEADKLKATAEEVAQEEDEEAKGEDDQAVSEEEEELRQLEDEEEALEVTEDEEEEVAEPGEIPCSVPS; via the exons atggTTATAAAAGTATTTCTGGCTTCTTCATCCGGATCGACAGCG ATCAagaagaagcaacaggatgtgCTTGGGTTCCTAGAAGCCCTAAAAGTCGAGTACGCTCCATTGGACATTGCCTGCAATGTGGACAACCGCACGTGGATGAGGGAAAATGTCCCTGTTGAGAAAAAGCCCACCAATGGGATTCCCCTACCTCCTCAGATCTTCAATGAAGAGAGCTACTGTGGG GACTATGAGACATTCTTTGATGCCAAAGAAGACAATTCAGTGTATGCTTTCCTCGGTCTACCACCTCCTCCCGGGTCCAAG GAAGCGCAACAGGCGGAAAAGGAATTTATCCTTCAGAATGGGCCTGTTAAAAATGGTACTGTTGAGAAAAAGACCACTGAAAATGGAACCGTTGAGAACAAGATAATTGACAACGGAACTGATGAAACCGATACTGTTCAGAACAAGATGGATGACAATGAGTTGGATGAGAACAGGACTGCGGATGCTGAGGTTGAGGATGAGAACCATGAAGCTGACAAACTA AAGGCCACAGCAGAGGAAGTAGCCCag GAAGAAGATGAGGAGGCTAAG GGAGAAGACGATCAGGCTGTTTCTGAG GAGGAAGAAGAGCTACGACAGCTTGAG GACGAAGAAGAAGCCCTAGAGGTAACAGAG GACGAGGAAGAAGAAGTGGCAGAA CCTGGAGAGATCCCTTGTTCCGTCCCTTCCTGA
- the sh3bgr gene encoding SH3 domain-binding glutamic acid-rich protein isoform X3 produces MVIKVFLASSSGSTAIKKKQQDVLGFLEALKVEYAPLDIACNVDNRTWMRENVPVEKKPTNGIPLPPQIFNEESYCGDYETFFDAKEDNSVYAFLGLPPPPGSKEAQQAEKEFILQNGPVKNGTVEKKTTENGTVENKIIDNGTDETDTVQNKMDDNELDENRTADAEVEDENHEADKLKATAEEVAQEEDEEAKGEDDQAVSEEEEELRQLEEQEEPVSEVEDEEEALEDEEEEVAEVGESEEEEDE; encoded by the exons atggTTATAAAAGTATTTCTGGCTTCTTCATCCGGATCGACAGCG ATCAagaagaagcaacaggatgtgCTTGGGTTCCTAGAAGCCCTAAAAGTCGAGTACGCTCCATTGGACATTGCCTGCAATGTGGACAACCGCACGTGGATGAGGGAAAATGTCCCTGTTGAGAAAAAGCCCACCAATGGGATTCCCCTACCTCCTCAGATCTTCAATGAAGAGAGCTACTGTGGG GACTATGAGACATTCTTTGATGCCAAAGAAGACAATTCAGTGTATGCTTTCCTCGGTCTACCACCTCCTCCCGGGTCCAAG GAAGCGCAACAGGCGGAAAAGGAATTTATCCTTCAGAATGGGCCTGTTAAAAATGGTACTGTTGAGAAAAAGACCACTGAAAATGGAACCGTTGAGAACAAGATAATTGACAACGGAACTGATGAAACCGATACTGTTCAGAACAAGATGGATGACAATGAGTTGGATGAGAACAGGACTGCGGATGCTGAGGTTGAGGATGAGAACCATGAAGCTGACAAACTA AAGGCCACAGCAGAGGAAGTAGCCCag GAAGAAGATGAGGAGGCTAAG GGAGAAGACGATCAGGCTGTTTCTGAG GAGGAAGAAGAGCTACGACAGCTTGAG GAGCAAGAGGAGCCCGTCAGTGAGGTCGAG GACGAAGAAGAAGCCCTAGAG GACGAGGAAGAAGAAGTGGCAGAAGTAGGTGAATCAGAG GAAGAAGAGGATGAGTAG
- the sh3bgr gene encoding SH3 domain-binding glutamic acid-rich protein isoform X16 — protein MVIKVFLASSSGSTAIKKKQQDVLGFLEALKVEYAPLDIACNVDNRTWMRENVPVEKKPTNGIPLPPQIFNEESYCGDYETFFDAKEDNSVYAFLGLPPPPGSKEAQQAEKEFILQNGPVKNGTVEKKTTENGTVENKIIDNGTDETDTVQNKMDDNELDENRTADAEVEDENHEADKLKATAEEVAQEEDEEAKGEDDQAVSEEEEELRQLEDEEEEVAEPGEIPCSVPS, from the exons atggTTATAAAAGTATTTCTGGCTTCTTCATCCGGATCGACAGCG ATCAagaagaagcaacaggatgtgCTTGGGTTCCTAGAAGCCCTAAAAGTCGAGTACGCTCCATTGGACATTGCCTGCAATGTGGACAACCGCACGTGGATGAGGGAAAATGTCCCTGTTGAGAAAAAGCCCACCAATGGGATTCCCCTACCTCCTCAGATCTTCAATGAAGAGAGCTACTGTGGG GACTATGAGACATTCTTTGATGCCAAAGAAGACAATTCAGTGTATGCTTTCCTCGGTCTACCACCTCCTCCCGGGTCCAAG GAAGCGCAACAGGCGGAAAAGGAATTTATCCTTCAGAATGGGCCTGTTAAAAATGGTACTGTTGAGAAAAAGACCACTGAAAATGGAACCGTTGAGAACAAGATAATTGACAACGGAACTGATGAAACCGATACTGTTCAGAACAAGATGGATGACAATGAGTTGGATGAGAACAGGACTGCGGATGCTGAGGTTGAGGATGAGAACCATGAAGCTGACAAACTA AAGGCCACAGCAGAGGAAGTAGCCCag GAAGAAGATGAGGAGGCTAAG GGAGAAGACGATCAGGCTGTTTCTGAG GAGGAAGAAGAGCTACGACAGCTTGAG GACGAGGAAGAAGAAGTGGCAGAA CCTGGAGAGATCCCTTGTTCCGTCCCTTCCTGA
- the sh3bgr gene encoding SH3 domain-binding glutamic acid-rich protein isoform X28 translates to MVIKVFLASSSGSTAIKKKQQDVLGFLEALKVEYAPLDIACNVDNRTWMRENVPVEKKPTNGIPLPPQIFNEESYCGDYETFFDAKEDNSVYAFLGLPPPPGSKKATAEEVAQEEDEEAKGEDDQAVSEDEEEALEVTEDEEEEVAEVGESEEEEDE, encoded by the exons atggTTATAAAAGTATTTCTGGCTTCTTCATCCGGATCGACAGCG ATCAagaagaagcaacaggatgtgCTTGGGTTCCTAGAAGCCCTAAAAGTCGAGTACGCTCCATTGGACATTGCCTGCAATGTGGACAACCGCACGTGGATGAGGGAAAATGTCCCTGTTGAGAAAAAGCCCACCAATGGGATTCCCCTACCTCCTCAGATCTTCAATGAAGAGAGCTACTGTGGG GACTATGAGACATTCTTTGATGCCAAAGAAGACAATTCAGTGTATGCTTTCCTCGGTCTACCACCTCCTCCCGGGTCCAAG AAGGCCACAGCAGAGGAAGTAGCCCag GAAGAAGATGAGGAGGCTAAG GGAGAAGACGATCAGGCTGTTTCTGAG GACGAAGAAGAAGCCCTAGAGGTAACAGAG GACGAGGAAGAAGAAGTGGCAGAAGTAGGTGAATCAGAG GAAGAAGAGGATGAGTAG